In Leishmania braziliensis MHOM/BR/75/M2904 complete genome, chromosome 23, one genomic interval encodes:
- a CDS encoding putative (H+)-ATPase G subunit: MPPKQDNVQKLLAAEEKRCKLINDAKTRKQQKVKQAKADAEREVTAFRAEKDREYDKYCAQQNSGADVENYELARETDKELEELKALAAQRMDAVANMMVKLVTTVRE, translated from the coding sequence ATGCCGCCGAAGCAGGACAATGTGCAGAAGCTGCTcgctgcggaggagaagcgttGCAAACTTATCAATGACGCCAAGACGCGCAAGCAGCAGAAGGTAAAGCAGGCCAAGGCCGACGCCGAGCGCGAGGTTACTGCCTTCCGCGCTGAGAAGGACAGGGAGTACGACAAGTACTGTGCGCAGCAGaacagcggcgctgacgtCGAGAACTACGAGCTCGCACGTGAGACGGATAAGGAACTGGAGGAACTCaaggcgctggcggcgcagcgcatgGACGCCGTAGCGAACATGATGGTGAAGCTGGTAACGACAGTGAGAGAGTAA